In Actinomycetota bacterium, one DNA window encodes the following:
- a CDS encoding nuclear transport factor 2 family protein: MHPNEVLVRGAYEAMTRGDGAALAELIGPETRWVIRGEGPLAGTYIGRDEIFGFWKQVAAKTGGGLRLELDDVLANDERAVALVTARGSRKDRRLEERQVVVYEIAAGRFTSATFIYERPEVYDAFWLD, from the coding sequence GTGCATCCGAACGAGGTTCTGGTACGTGGTGCGTACGAGGCGATGACCCGGGGTGATGGGGCGGCCTTGGCGGAGTTGATCGGTCCCGAGACACGGTGGGTCATTCGTGGTGAGGGGCCTCTTGCTGGGACGTACATCGGGCGCGATGAGATCTTCGGGTTCTGGAAGCAGGTGGCTGCGAAGACGGGGGGCGGTCTGAGGTTGGAACTGGATGATGTGCTGGCGAATGATGAGCGAGCTGTCGCGTTGGTGACGGCGCGAGGCTCGCGGAAGGACCGCCGGTTGGAAGAACGTCAAGTGGTCGTCTATGAGATTGCCGCTGGAAGATTCACGTCGGCGACGTTCATTTACGAGCGCCCCGAGGTCTATGACGCATTCTGGCTCGATTGA